From a single Athene noctua chromosome 2, bAthNoc1.hap1.1, whole genome shotgun sequence genomic region:
- the TUBB6 gene encoding tubulin beta-6 chain isoform X1 translates to MREIVHIQAGQCGNQIGTKFWEVISDEHGIDPAGGYVGDSALQLERINVYYNESSCKCGVGRGAGQGTPCIVAQKFVPRAVLVDLEPGTMDSVRSGPFGQLFRPDNFIFGQTGAGNNWAKGHYTEGAELVDSVLDVVRKECEHCDCLQGFQLTHSLGGGTGSGMGTLLISKIREEYPDRIMNTFSVMPSPKVSDTVVEPYNATLSVHQLVENTDETYCIDNEALYDICFRTLKLTTPTYGDLNHLVSATMSGVTTSLRFPGQLNADLRKLAVNMVPFPRLHFFMPGFAPLTARGSQQYRALTVPELTQQMFDAKNMMAACDPRHGRYLTVATVFRGPMSMKEVDEQMLAIQNKNSSYFVEWIPNNVKVAVCDIPPRGLKMASTFIGNSTAIQELFKRISEQFSAMFRRKAFLHWFTGEGMDEMEFTEAESNMNDLVSEYQQYQEATANDGEEAFEDDEEEINE, encoded by the exons ATGAGGGAGATCGTGCACATCCAGGCGGGCCAGTGTGGAAACCAGATCGGGACCAAG TTTTGGGAAGTGATAAGCGATGAGCACGGCATCGACCCGGCCGGAGGCTATGTCGGTGACTCAGCGCTGCAGCTGGAAAGGATCAATGTCTACTATAATGAATCATCTTGTAAGTGTGGAGTGGGGAGGGGTGCGGGGCAGGGGACTCCGTG TATTGTAGCCCAGAAATTCGTACCAAGAGCAGTCTTAGTGGACTTGGAGCCGGGAACCATGGATAGTGTGAGATCTGGTCCTTTTGGTCAGCTCTTTCGGCCTGATAATTTCATCTTTG GACAAACTGGTGCAGGAAACAACTGGGCTAAAGGACACTATACAGAAGGGGCAGAGTTGGTTGACTCTGTACTTGATGTAGTAAGAAAAGAGTGTGAACACTGCGATTGCTTGCAAGGATTTCAGCTCACTCATTCCTTGGGAGGAGGGACAGGGTCTGGCATGGGAACCCTACTCATCAGCAAGATACGAGAGGAATATCCAGACAGGATAATGAATACCTTTAGTGTCATGCCCTCTCCAAAGGTTTCTGATACAGTGGTGGAGCCTTATAACGCTACACTCTCGGTCCACCAGCTGGTTGAAAATACAGATGAAACCTACTGCATTGACAATGAAGCTTTGTATGACATTTGCTTCCGCACCCTGAAGCTCACCACTCCAACGTACGGTGATTTAAACCACTTGGTTTCTGCTACCATGAGTGGGGTAACTACATCCCTGCGTTTTCCAGGCCAACTAAATGCTGACCTCCGGAAGCTGGCAGTAAATATGGTCCCTTTCCCACGCCTTCACTTTTTCATGCCAGGCTTCGCTCCTTTGACAGCCCGAGGCAGCCAACAATACCGAGCACTCACCGTTCCAGAGCTCACCCAGCAGATGTTTGATGCCAAAAATATGATGGCAGCCTGTGACCCAAGACATGGGCGATACCTGACAGTGGCTACCGTCTTCcgtggccccatgtccatgaagGAAGTTGATGAACAGATGTTGGCCATCCAGAACAAGAACAGCAGTTACTTTGTGGAGTGGATCCCAAACAATGTCAAGGTGGCAGTGTGTGACATACCTCCTCGTGGCCTCAAGATGGCTTCCACATTCATTGGCAACAGCACTGCTATTCAAGAGCTCTTCAAAAGGATCTCGGAGCAGTTTTCAGCCATGTTCAGGAGAAAGGCCTTCCTCCACTGGTTCACAGGAGAAGGAATGGATGAAATGGAATTTACAGAAGCTGAAAGCAACATGAATGATCTGGTTTCTGAGTATCAGCAATATCAAGAAGCAACAGCAAATGATGGAGAGGAAGCGTTTGAAGATGACGAAGAAGAAATCAATGAATAA
- the TUBB6 gene encoding tubulin beta-6 chain isoform X4, producing the protein MREIVHIQAGQCGNQIGTKFWEVISDEHGIDPAGGYVGDSALQLERINVYYNESSSQKFVPRAVLVDLEPGTMDSVRSGPFGQLFRPDNFIFGQTGAGNNWAKGHYTEGAELVDSVLDVVRKECEHCDCLQLNADLRKLAVNMVPFPRLHFFMPGFAPLTARGSQQYRALTVPELTQQMFDAKNMMAACDPRHGRYLTVATVFRGPMSMKEVDEQMLAIQNKNSSYFVEWIPNNVKVAVCDIPPRGLKMASTFIGNSTAIQELFKRISEQFSAMFRRKAFLHWFTGEGMDEMEFTEAESNMNDLVSEYQQYQEATANDGEEAFEDDEEEINE; encoded by the exons ATGAGGGAGATCGTGCACATCCAGGCGGGCCAGTGTGGAAACCAGATCGGGACCAAG TTTTGGGAAGTGATAAGCGATGAGCACGGCATCGACCCGGCCGGAGGCTATGTCGGTGACTCAGCGCTGCAGCTGGAAAGGATCAATGTCTACTATAATGAATCATCTT CCCAGAAATTCGTACCAAGAGCAGTCTTAGTGGACTTGGAGCCGGGAACCATGGATAGTGTGAGATCTGGTCCTTTTGGTCAGCTCTTTCGGCCTGATAATTTCATCTTTG GACAAACTGGTGCAGGAAACAACTGGGCTAAAGGACACTATACAGAAGGGGCAGAGTTGGTTGACTCTGTACTTGATGTAGTAAGAAAAGAGTGTGAACACTGCGATTGCTTG CAACTAAATGCTGACCTCCGGAAGCTGGCAGTAAATATGGTCCCTTTCCCACGCCTTCACTTTTTCATGCCAGGCTTCGCTCCTTTGACAGCCCGAGGCAGCCAACAATACCGAGCACTCACCGTTCCAGAGCTCACCCAGCAGATGTTTGATGCCAAAAATATGATGGCAGCCTGTGACCCAAGACATGGGCGATACCTGACAGTGGCTACCGTCTTCcgtggccccatgtccatgaagGAAGTTGATGAACAGATGTTGGCCATCCAGAACAAGAACAGCAGTTACTTTGTGGAGTGGATCCCAAACAATGTCAAGGTGGCAGTGTGTGACATACCTCCTCGTGGCCTCAAGATGGCTTCCACATTCATTGGCAACAGCACTGCTATTCAAGAGCTCTTCAAAAGGATCTCGGAGCAGTTTTCAGCCATGTTCAGGAGAAAGGCCTTCCTCCACTGGTTCACAGGAGAAGGAATGGATGAAATGGAATTTACAGAAGCTGAAAGCAACATGAATGATCTGGTTTCTGAGTATCAGCAATATCAAGAAGCAACAGCAAATGATGGAGAGGAAGCGTTTGAAGATGACGAAGAAGAAATCAATGAATAA
- the TUBB6 gene encoding tubulin beta-6 chain isoform X5, whose translation MREIVHIQAGQCGNQIGTKFWEVISDEHGIDPAGGYVGDSALQLERINVYYNESSSQKFVPRAVLVDLEPGTMDSVRSGPFGQLFRPDNFIFGQTGAGNNWAKGHYTEGAELVDSVLDVVRKEFDEQMLAIQNKNSSYFVEWIPNNVKVAVCDIPPRGLKMASTFIGNSTAIQELFKRISEQFSAMFRRKAFLHWFTGEGMDEMEFTEAESNMNDLVSEYQQYQEATANDGEEAFEDDEEEINE comes from the exons ATGAGGGAGATCGTGCACATCCAGGCGGGCCAGTGTGGAAACCAGATCGGGACCAAG TTTTGGGAAGTGATAAGCGATGAGCACGGCATCGACCCGGCCGGAGGCTATGTCGGTGACTCAGCGCTGCAGCTGGAAAGGATCAATGTCTACTATAATGAATCATCTT CCCAGAAATTCGTACCAAGAGCAGTCTTAGTGGACTTGGAGCCGGGAACCATGGATAGTGTGAGATCTGGTCCTTTTGGTCAGCTCTTTCGGCCTGATAATTTCATCTTTG GACAAACTGGTGCAGGAAACAACTGGGCTAAAGGACACTATACAGAAGGGGCAGAGTTGGTTGACTCTGTACTTGATGTAGTAAGAAAAGAGT TTGATGAACAGATGTTGGCCATCCAGAACAAGAACAGCAGTTACTTTGTGGAGTGGATCCCAAACAATGTCAAGGTGGCAGTGTGTGACATACCTCCTCGTGGCCTCAAGATGGCTTCCACATTCATTGGCAACAGCACTGCTATTCAAGAGCTCTTCAAAAGGATCTCGGAGCAGTTTTCAGCCATGTTCAGGAGAAAGGCCTTCCTCCACTGGTTCACAGGAGAAGGAATGGATGAAATGGAATTTACAGAAGCTGAAAGCAACATGAATGATCTGGTTTCTGAGTATCAGCAATATCAAGAAGCAACAGCAAATGATGGAGAGGAAGCGTTTGAAGATGACGAAGAAGAAATCAATGAATAA
- the TUBB6 gene encoding tubulin beta-6 chain isoform X3: protein MREIVHIQAGQCGNQIGTKKFVPRAVLVDLEPGTMDSVRSGPFGQLFRPDNFIFGQTGAGNNWAKGHYTEGAELVDSVLDVVRKECEHCDCLQGFQLTHSLGGGTGSGMGTLLISKIREEYPDRIMNTFSVMPSPKVSDTVVEPYNATLSVHQLVENTDETYCIDNEALYDICFRTLKLTTPTYGDLNHLVSATMSGVTTSLRFPGQLNADLRKLAVNMVPFPRLHFFMPGFAPLTARGSQQYRALTVPELTQQMFDAKNMMAACDPRHGRYLTVATVFRGPMSMKEVDEQMLAIQNKNSSYFVEWIPNNVKVAVCDIPPRGLKMASTFIGNSTAIQELFKRISEQFSAMFRRKAFLHWFTGEGMDEMEFTEAESNMNDLVSEYQQYQEATANDGEEAFEDDEEEINE, encoded by the exons ATGAGGGAGATCGTGCACATCCAGGCGGGCCAGTGTGGAAACCAGATCGGGACCAAG AAATTCGTACCAAGAGCAGTCTTAGTGGACTTGGAGCCGGGAACCATGGATAGTGTGAGATCTGGTCCTTTTGGTCAGCTCTTTCGGCCTGATAATTTCATCTTTG GACAAACTGGTGCAGGAAACAACTGGGCTAAAGGACACTATACAGAAGGGGCAGAGTTGGTTGACTCTGTACTTGATGTAGTAAGAAAAGAGTGTGAACACTGCGATTGCTTGCAAGGATTTCAGCTCACTCATTCCTTGGGAGGAGGGACAGGGTCTGGCATGGGAACCCTACTCATCAGCAAGATACGAGAGGAATATCCAGACAGGATAATGAATACCTTTAGTGTCATGCCCTCTCCAAAGGTTTCTGATACAGTGGTGGAGCCTTATAACGCTACACTCTCGGTCCACCAGCTGGTTGAAAATACAGATGAAACCTACTGCATTGACAATGAAGCTTTGTATGACATTTGCTTCCGCACCCTGAAGCTCACCACTCCAACGTACGGTGATTTAAACCACTTGGTTTCTGCTACCATGAGTGGGGTAACTACATCCCTGCGTTTTCCAGGCCAACTAAATGCTGACCTCCGGAAGCTGGCAGTAAATATGGTCCCTTTCCCACGCCTTCACTTTTTCATGCCAGGCTTCGCTCCTTTGACAGCCCGAGGCAGCCAACAATACCGAGCACTCACCGTTCCAGAGCTCACCCAGCAGATGTTTGATGCCAAAAATATGATGGCAGCCTGTGACCCAAGACATGGGCGATACCTGACAGTGGCTACCGTCTTCcgtggccccatgtccatgaagGAAGTTGATGAACAGATGTTGGCCATCCAGAACAAGAACAGCAGTTACTTTGTGGAGTGGATCCCAAACAATGTCAAGGTGGCAGTGTGTGACATACCTCCTCGTGGCCTCAAGATGGCTTCCACATTCATTGGCAACAGCACTGCTATTCAAGAGCTCTTCAAAAGGATCTCGGAGCAGTTTTCAGCCATGTTCAGGAGAAAGGCCTTCCTCCACTGGTTCACAGGAGAAGGAATGGATGAAATGGAATTTACAGAAGCTGAAAGCAACATGAATGATCTGGTTTCTGAGTATCAGCAATATCAAGAAGCAACAGCAAATGATGGAGAGGAAGCGTTTGAAGATGACGAAGAAGAAATCAATGAATAA
- the TUBB6 gene encoding tubulin beta-6 chain isoform X2, producing MREIVHIQAGQCGNQIGTKFWEVISDEHGIDPAGGYVGDSALQLERINVYYNESSSQKFVPRAVLVDLEPGTMDSVRSGPFGQLFRPDNFIFGQTGAGNNWAKGHYTEGAELVDSVLDVVRKECEHCDCLQGFQLTHSLGGGTGSGMGTLLISKIREEYPDRIMNTFSVMPSPKVSDTVVEPYNATLSVHQLVENTDETYCIDNEALYDICFRTLKLTTPTYGDLNHLVSATMSGVTTSLRFPGQLNADLRKLAVNMVPFPRLHFFMPGFAPLTARGSQQYRALTVPELTQQMFDAKNMMAACDPRHGRYLTVATVFRGPMSMKEVDEQMLAIQNKNSSYFVEWIPNNVKVAVCDIPPRGLKMASTFIGNSTAIQELFKRISEQFSAMFRRKAFLHWFTGEGMDEMEFTEAESNMNDLVSEYQQYQEATANDGEEAFEDDEEEINE from the exons ATGAGGGAGATCGTGCACATCCAGGCGGGCCAGTGTGGAAACCAGATCGGGACCAAG TTTTGGGAAGTGATAAGCGATGAGCACGGCATCGACCCGGCCGGAGGCTATGTCGGTGACTCAGCGCTGCAGCTGGAAAGGATCAATGTCTACTATAATGAATCATCTT CCCAGAAATTCGTACCAAGAGCAGTCTTAGTGGACTTGGAGCCGGGAACCATGGATAGTGTGAGATCTGGTCCTTTTGGTCAGCTCTTTCGGCCTGATAATTTCATCTTTG GACAAACTGGTGCAGGAAACAACTGGGCTAAAGGACACTATACAGAAGGGGCAGAGTTGGTTGACTCTGTACTTGATGTAGTAAGAAAAGAGTGTGAACACTGCGATTGCTTGCAAGGATTTCAGCTCACTCATTCCTTGGGAGGAGGGACAGGGTCTGGCATGGGAACCCTACTCATCAGCAAGATACGAGAGGAATATCCAGACAGGATAATGAATACCTTTAGTGTCATGCCCTCTCCAAAGGTTTCTGATACAGTGGTGGAGCCTTATAACGCTACACTCTCGGTCCACCAGCTGGTTGAAAATACAGATGAAACCTACTGCATTGACAATGAAGCTTTGTATGACATTTGCTTCCGCACCCTGAAGCTCACCACTCCAACGTACGGTGATTTAAACCACTTGGTTTCTGCTACCATGAGTGGGGTAACTACATCCCTGCGTTTTCCAGGCCAACTAAATGCTGACCTCCGGAAGCTGGCAGTAAATATGGTCCCTTTCCCACGCCTTCACTTTTTCATGCCAGGCTTCGCTCCTTTGACAGCCCGAGGCAGCCAACAATACCGAGCACTCACCGTTCCAGAGCTCACCCAGCAGATGTTTGATGCCAAAAATATGATGGCAGCCTGTGACCCAAGACATGGGCGATACCTGACAGTGGCTACCGTCTTCcgtggccccatgtccatgaagGAAGTTGATGAACAGATGTTGGCCATCCAGAACAAGAACAGCAGTTACTTTGTGGAGTGGATCCCAAACAATGTCAAGGTGGCAGTGTGTGACATACCTCCTCGTGGCCTCAAGATGGCTTCCACATTCATTGGCAACAGCACTGCTATTCAAGAGCTCTTCAAAAGGATCTCGGAGCAGTTTTCAGCCATGTTCAGGAGAAAGGCCTTCCTCCACTGGTTCACAGGAGAAGGAATGGATGAAATGGAATTTACAGAAGCTGAAAGCAACATGAATGATCTGGTTTCTGAGTATCAGCAATATCAAGAAGCAACAGCAAATGATGGAGAGGAAGCGTTTGAAGATGACGAAGAAGAAATCAATGAATAA